Proteins from a genomic interval of Nostoc sp. TCL240-02:
- a CDS encoding SDR family oxidoreductase: MLKILVTGATGNVGQEVLRLLQSHDCNVCAAVKNPNSAKHLLGSNIQTIPFDFTNPNTFDYAFFQVNKLFLVRPPALANIRLQIAPALNAAKLAGVEHIVFLSILGVERNPFVPHSQIERYINQLGIKATFLRCSFFMQNLNTTHREDIKVRGELLLPAGNGKTSFIDVRDIAAVAVRTLLEDGHQGKAYPLTGAEALTYYKVADIFTSILGKPIRYHPSLLKFILQMRSSGLSIDFILVMV; encoded by the coding sequence ATGCTGAAAATTTTAGTGACAGGTGCAACTGGAAACGTCGGACAAGAAGTTCTTCGCTTACTGCAATCCCACGATTGTAATGTCTGTGCCGCAGTTAAAAATCCAAACAGCGCTAAACACCTCTTAGGCAGCAATATCCAAACCATACCCTTCGACTTTACTAATCCTAACACCTTTGATTATGCTTTTTTTCAAGTCAATAAACTTTTTTTAGTGCGTCCGCCTGCCCTTGCTAATATTCGTCTTCAAATTGCCCCAGCTTTAAATGCTGCAAAACTTGCAGGCGTTGAGCATATCGTATTTCTTTCAATACTCGGAGTCGAACGCAACCCTTTTGTACCACACTCCCAAATTGAACGCTATATAAACCAATTGGGTATTAAAGCCACCTTTTTACGGTGCAGCTTTTTTATGCAAAATCTTAATACCACACACAGAGAAGACATCAAAGTTCGTGGAGAATTGCTTCTTCCGGCTGGTAACGGGAAAACAAGCTTCATTGATGTACGGGATATTGCTGCCGTTGCAGTTCGTACTTTACTTGAGGATGGGCATCAGGGAAAAGCATATCCCCTTACGGGTGCAGAAGCCTTAACTTATTACAAAGTAGCAGATATTTTCACATCGATTTTAGGTAAACCGATACGCTATCATCCTTCTCTGCTAAAGTTTATTCTACAAATGCGCTCATCGGGGTTGTCAATAGACTTTATTTTAGTAATGGTATGA